One Bosea sp. 685 DNA segment encodes these proteins:
- a CDS encoding bifunctional riboflavin kinase/FAD synthetase, whose amino-acid sequence MTFPADAPPADAQPPDLQPPDLQPFDAHPFDAHAAFVLDIEKPVPDALRGAVLALGNFDGVHRGHAELARVAVAMAAERGAKAAALTFEPHPRSVFRPDQPVFRLTPPAVKLELLGQAGLPLTFVLPFDRGVATISAEAFVDDLLLGKLGATGLVCGYDFHFGQGRAGSPEMLQARAGVQGVPVAVVPPYAWAGEPVSSTLIRIALEAGDVARAADFLGRPWFVRGVVAHGDKRGRDLGYPTANMHLARDCKLRYGIYAVRMKIDGVWHDGVASFGRRPTFDDGAPRLETFVFDFSGDIYGKQVDVALVSWLRGEAKFDTLEALIVQMDADSVAARDILAKTPPFLP is encoded by the coding sequence ATGACCTTTCCCGCCGATGCGCCGCCTGCCGACGCGCAGCCTCCTGACCTGCAGCCTCCTGACCTGCAGCCTTTCGACGCGCATCCTTTCGACGCGCATGCCGCTTTCGTTCTCGACATCGAGAAACCGGTTCCCGACGCCTTGCGCGGCGCGGTCCTGGCGCTCGGCAATTTTGATGGGGTCCATCGCGGCCATGCCGAGCTTGCCCGCGTCGCGGTTGCGATGGCGGCCGAGCGTGGGGCGAAGGCCGCCGCACTGACCTTCGAGCCGCATCCGCGCAGCGTCTTCCGCCCCGACCAGCCGGTGTTCCGGCTGACGCCGCCGGCCGTGAAGCTGGAGCTGCTCGGCCAGGCCGGCCTGCCATTGACCTTCGTCCTGCCTTTCGACCGCGGCGTCGCGACGATCAGCGCCGAGGCCTTTGTCGATGATCTGCTGCTCGGCAAGCTGGGGGCGACCGGGCTCGTCTGCGGCTATGACTTCCATTTCGGCCAGGGCCGCGCCGGCTCGCCCGAGATGCTGCAGGCGCGCGCAGGCGTGCAGGGCGTGCCCGTCGCGGTCGTGCCGCCCTATGCCTGGGCTGGCGAGCCGGTCTCCTCGACATTGATCCGTATCGCGCTCGAGGCCGGTGATGTCGCCCGCGCGGCGGATTTCCTGGGGCGGCCCTGGTTCGTGCGCGGCGTCGTTGCCCATGGCGACAAGCGCGGCCGCGATCTCGGCTACCCGACCGCCAACATGCACCTCGCCCGCGATTGCAAGCTGCGTTACGGTATCTATGCGGTCAGGATGAAGATCGACGGTGTCTGGCATGACGGCGTCGCCAGCTTCGGCCGCCGCCCGACCTTCGACGACGGTGCGCCGCGATTGGAGACCTTCGTCTTCGATTTCTCCGGCGATATCTATGGCAAGCAGGTCGATGTCGCGCTCGTCTCCTGGCTGCGCGGCGAGGCGAAGTTCGATACGCTCGAAGCGCTGATCGTGCAGATGGACGCCGATAGCGTGGCGGCGCGCGACATCTTGGCGAAAACGCCGCCCTTCCTTCCGTAG